A region of Salvia splendens isolate huo1 unplaced genomic scaffold, SspV2 ctg531, whole genome shotgun sequence DNA encodes the following proteins:
- the LOC121790496 gene encoding polyprenol reductase 2-like, giving the protein MNSIESFFISLESLLNQASSMAVVLLLRAAWISCTLPLLAAFIPSPQFSAFRRFLLLLAGRGKIMDSSSTKFSVPQRYFCHFYIVGFIWTTFLLVATWIYAYKMAPVVSESSLYSVIASHLTGVSQEFSFRNSHSSMGEYKYGIWNSVFLLLLMEAQVLRRLIESIYVFKYSPSARMHIAGYLTGLFFYTAAPLSLCCTYSVEVFKLVANLLAEFIVKGKDRMQVTEPSFREYVYPLLQLKWYAWIGAAFFFWGWIHQYRCHAILGSIRENGNKVNEYAIPECDWFEYVSSPHYLAESVIYGGLVIASRFSDITTWLVFVFTVANLSLAAGETHRWYVRKFDKYPRNRCAIIPFIY; this is encoded by the exons ATGAATTCGATTGAATCCTTCTTCATCTCCTTAGAATCACTGCTGAATCAGGCGTCGTCCATGGCGGTGGTGCTCCTCCTTAGAGCGGCGTGGATTTCATGCACCCTGCCACTTCTCGCAGCCTTCATTCCCTCCCCCCAATTCAGCGCATTTCGCCGCTTCCTGCTTCTCCTCGCCGGCCGCGGCAAGATTATGGACTCTTCCTCAACT AAATTCAGTGTTCCCCAGAGATATTTTTGTCACTTTTACATTGTTGGTTTTATATGGACTACTTTTCTGCTTGTGGCCACTTGGATCTACGCATACAAAATGGCTCCAGTAGTTTCAGAGTCATCCCTGTATTCGGTTATTGCTAGCCACTTGACTGGGGTTTCGCAAGAATTTTCCTTTCGCAACTCGCATTCGTCAATGGGAGAGTACAAATATGGGATATGGAACTCTGTGTTTCTGCTTTTGTTGATGGAAGCTCAAGTCTTGCGCCGCCTTATAGAGAGTATATATGTATTCAAGTATAGTCCCTCTGCGAGGATGCATATTGCTGGCTACCTCACCGGCCTTTT TTTTTATACGGCAGCTCCACTATCGCTCTGCTGCACATACTCTGTGGAGGTATTCAAACTTGTGGCAAATTTGCTTGCAGAGTTTATTGTTAAAGGCAAAGATAGAATGCAAGTCACAGAACCTAGTTTCCGGGAGTATGTGTATCCTCTTTTGCAACTCAAATGGTATGCGTGGATTGGTGCTGCTTTTTTCTTCTGGGGTTGGATTCATCAGTACCGTTGCCATGCCATTCTT GGCTCGATAAGGGAAAATGGTAATAAGGTTAATGAGTATGCAATTCCTGAGTGTGATTGGTTTGAATACGTTTCGTCTCCACATTATCTTGCAGAATCT GTTATATATGGCGGGCTGGTGATTGCAAGCCGCTTTTCTGATATTACAACCTGGTTGGTCTTTGTTTTTACG GTGGCAAATCTCTCCCTTGCTGCTGGCGAAACTCATAGATGGTATGTCCGTAAATTTGACAAATATCCTAGAAACCGTTGTGCTATCATCCCTTTCATTTACTAA